Proteins from one Camelina sativa cultivar DH55 chromosome 8, Cs, whole genome shotgun sequence genomic window:
- the LOC104709633 gene encoding uncharacterized protein LOC104709633, which translates to MKGTKSIVEYFQGYTTRFDQLAQLGKPVEPEAQVEFILECLSNDYKPVVDQIESRDSVPSLLELHEKLLHFETKLSAKAAAAPLLPPTANVASYRGNNNNNNPRHQVSDRGIHGHSARRCSQLQLSGASYSPNPLSGSVPWQPHAHLAAVQPYNAGNWIMESGATHHLTSYLNNLSLHQPYNGGEDVTIADGSGMPISHTGSALLPTPTRSLAFNNVLCVPDVHKNLIYVYRLCNSKWVLVNFFPAHFQVTDLITRE; encoded by the exons ATGAAAGGCACCAAGTCCATTGTCGAGTATTTTCAGGGCTATACCACCCGTTTTGATCAGCtcgctcaacttggcaaaccgGTTGAGCCTGAAGCCCAAGTGGAATTCATTCTTGAATGTCTATCCAACGACTACAAGCCTGTTGTGGATCAGATCGAGAGTCGTGACTCGGTTCCCTCTCTGCTGGAGCTTCATGAGAAACTTCTCCATTTTGAGACGAAACTTTCTGCTAAAGCCGCTGCTGCTCCGCTCCTACCTCCCACTGCGAATGTGGCTTCTTACCGcggtaacaacaacaataacaacccTCGTCATCAAG TGTCAGATCGTGGTATCCATGGTCACAGTGCTCGACGTTGTTCTCAACTGCAACTCTCTGGTGCTTCCTATAGTCCCAACCCATTGTCGGGATCTGTTCCATGGCAACCACACGCTCACTTGGCCGCTGTTCAACCCTACAATGCGGGCAACTGGATCATGGAGAGTGGAGCCACTCATCATCTCACCTCTTATCTCAATAATCTCTCCTTACATCAGCCGTACAATGGTGGTGAGGACGTGACTATCGCGGACGGTTCAGGGATGCCAATCTCTCACACTGGTTCTGCTTTACTTCCTACTCCTACTCGCTCTCTTGCCTTCAATAATGTTTTGTGTGTTCCTGATGTCcacaaaaatcttatatatgtgTACCGGTTGTGTAACTCTAAATGGGTTTTGGTGAACTTTTTCCCTGCTCATTTTCAGGTGACGGATCTCATAACGAGGGAGTGA
- the LOC104707357 gene encoding FACT complex subunit SPT16 isoform X1 codes for MADSRNGNARAPGGGVPPKTGNAYTIDVKKFISRARALYEHWKKHSADLWGSADALAIATPPASDDLRYLKSSALNIWLLGYEFPDTIMVFTPKQIHFLCSRNKASLLEVVEQAAHDELKVDVVMHVKPKGDDGKGLMDAIFRAIRDLSRGDGNDSQVVGHIAREVPEGKLLETWTERLKNANFQFVDITGGLSDLFAVKDDTEVMSVKKAAYLAYSVMNNVVVPNLEGIIDEEKDVTHSSLMDLTEKAILEPTKASVRLKAENVDICYPPIFQSGGKFDLKPSAASNDELLTYDPASIIICAVGARYNSYCSNVARTYLIDATSLQIKAYEVLLKAHEAAINALRSGRNINTVYQAALSVVEKNAPELIDKLTKSAGTGIGLEFRESGLNINAKNDKVLRPKMAFNVSLGFQNLECESESRSKIKKFSLLLADTVLVTEQNPESLTAKCSKSVKDVAYSFKDDEEEERPRKKPRVSGSENYITKTALRSDDHVVSKEELRKQHQAELARQKNEETARRLAGDRSGAGDSRSAAKTSADVVAYKNVNDMPQPRSLEIQTDTKNEAVLLPIYGSLVPFHVATIRTVSGNQDTNRNCYIRIIFNVPGTPFNPHDSNSLKNQGAIYLKEVSFRTKDSRHSSEIVQHIKALRRQVMARESERAERATLVTQEKLQLAGNKFKPLRLSELWIRPPFSGRKKIPGTLEAHANGFRYSTTRPDERVDVLFANIKHAFFQPAEKEMITLLHFHLHNHIMVGTKKTKDVQFYVEVMDVVQSLGGGRRSAYDPDEIDEEQRERDRKNKINMDFNHFANRVNDMWQLPQFASLDLEFDQPLRELGFHGVPHKTSAFIIPTSSCLVELIEYPFLVVSLSEIEIVNLERVGFGQKNFDMAIIFKDFKKDVLRVDSVPTSSLEGIKEWLDTTDIKYYESKLNLNWRQILKTITDDPQSFIDDGGWEFLNLDGSDSESGGSEESDKGYEPSDVEVESESEDEASESESLVESEDEEEEDSEQESEEEKGKTWDELEREASNADREHGAESDSEEERKRRKMKAFGKSRSGTSGGGGSSSMKNMPPSKRSKHR; via the coding sequence ATGGCAGACTCTCGGAATGGTAATGCGCGAGCTCCTGGTGGAGGAGTGCCTCCAAAAACTGGGAATGCCTACACCATAGATGTTAAAAAATTTATCTCACGTGCAAGAGCCTTGTATGAACACTGGAAGAAGCACAGTGCAGACCTATGGGGATCTGCGGACGCTCTCGCCATTGCTACCCCTCCTGCTTCTGATGATCTGCGCTACCTGAAATCGTCAGCGCTGAATATTTGGCTTCTTGGGTATGAGTTTCCAGATACGATTATGGTTTTTACCCCAAAGCAGATCCACTTCTTGTGTAGCAGGAACAAGGCATCTCTACTAGAAGTTGTGGAGCAAGCTGCACATGATGAGTTGAAGGTTGATGTTGTTATGCATGTTAAGCCCAAGGGTGATGATGGAAAAGGGCTGATGGATGCCATATTTCGTGCCATCCGTGATCTATCCCGGGGTGATGGAAATGATTCACAAGTTGTAGGGCACATTGCTCGTGAAGTCCCTGAAGGTAAGCTTCTGGAGACTTGGACGGAGAGGTTAAAGAATGCAAACTTCCAGTTTGTAGATATAACTGGGGGGCTGTCTGATCTTTTTGCTGTTAAAGATGATACTGAGGTCATGAGTGTGAAGAAAGCTGCGTATCTAGCCTATAGTGTGATGAATAATGTTGTTGTCCCAAACCTTGAAGGAATCATTGATGAGGAGAAAGACGTCACCCACTCTTCTTTGATGGATCTCACCGAGAAAGCCATACTTGAGCCGACTAAGGCCAGTGTGAGGCTGAAGGCAGAAAATGTTGACATATGCTACCCTCCTATATTTCAAAGCGGAGGCAAGTTTGATCTCAAACCAAGTGCTGCAAGCAATGATGAACTTCTCACTTATGATCCAGCGAGTATCATAATATGTGCTGTTGGTGCTCGGTATAATAGTTATTGCTCAAACGTTGCCAGGACGTACCTAATAGATGCAACTTCTCTCCAGATCAAGGCATATGAGGTACTTCTCAAGGCACATGAGGCTGCTATTAATGCTTTAAGGTCAGGAAGAAATATCAATACTGTCTATCAAGCTGCCCTTTCGGTTGTTGAAAAGAATGCCCCTGAGTTGATTGACAAGCTAACTAAATCTGCTGGGACTGGTATCGGTCTTGAATTCCGAGAGTCAGGATTAAATATTAATGCAAAGAATGATAAAGTATTGAGACCGAAAATGGCATTTAATGTGTCTCTTGGTTTCCAGAACTTGGAGTGTGAGTCAGAAAGCCGCAGCAAGATCAAGAAATTCTCACTTTTGCTAGCTGACACAGTTCTCGTCACGGAACAGAATCCGGAGAGTTTAACAGCCAAGTGCTCTAAATCTGTTAAGGATGTGGCTTACTCCttcaaagatgatgaagaagaagagagaccgAGGAAGAAGCCGAGGGTCAGCGGTTCTGAGAACTACATTACCAAGACAGCTCTTAGATCAGATGATCATGTGGTGTCGAAAGAAGAGCTACGGAAGCAGCACCAGGCAGAGCTTGCACGCCAGAAAAATGAAGAAACCGCCAGAAGGCTTGCTGGTGATAGGTCTGGGGCGGGAGACAGCCGGTCTGCTGCAAAGACTTCAGCTGATGTGGTTGCCTACAAGAATGTTAACGACATGCCCCAACCTCGGTCTTTGGAAATCCAGACTGATACGAAGAACGAGGCTGTATTGTTGCCCATCTATGGTAGCTTGGTCCCATTCCATGTGGCTACAATAAGAACAGTGTCAGGCAATCAAGATACCAACAGGAATTGCTACATCCGTATCATTTTCAATGTCCCCGGTACACCCTTCAACCCTCATGATTCAAACTCTTTGAAAAACCAGGGTGCTATCTACCTCAAGGAGGTTTCATTCCGGACCAAGGATTCAAGGCATAGCAGTGAAATAGTTCAGCATATTAAGGCCCTCAGACGGCAAGTCATGGCCCGGGAGTCAGAGAGAGCTGAAAGGGCGACATTGGTAACACAGGAGAAACTTCAGCTTGCAGGGAACAAGTTCAAACCCCTCAGGTTGTCTGAGTTGTGGATCCGTCCACCTTTCAGTGGCCGCAAGAAGATTCCTGGGACACTCGAAGCTCATGCCAATGGTTTCAGGTATTCAACGACCAGGCCTGACGAGCGTGTGGATGTCCTGTTTGCAAACATAAAGCACGCGTTTTTCCAGCCGGCTGAGAAGGAGATGATCACCCTCCTTCATTTTCATTTGCACAACCACATCATGGTAGgaaccaagaaaacaaaggaCGTCCAGTTTTATGTGGAGGTAATGGATGTTGTGCAGTCTTTAGGTGGTGGGAGGAGATCAGCTTATGATCCagatgagattgatgaagaacAGCGGGAGCGTGATAGGAAAAACAAGATCAACATGGATTTCAATCATTTTGCAAACCGGGTCAATGATATGTGGCAACTACCCCAGTTTGCAAGTCTGGACCTTGAATTTGATCAACCTCTGAGAGAGCTTGGGTTCCATGGTGTTCCGCACAAGACATCTGCATTCATTATACCGACCTCCAGCTGCTTAGTTGAGCTCATAGAATACCCGTTCCTCGTGGTCAGTCTGAGTGAGATTGAGATTGTGAATCTTGAGAGAGTTGGGTTTGGACAGAAGAACTTTGACATGGCCATCATCTTCAAGGACTTCAAAAAGGATGTTCTCAGGGTTGACTCAGTTCCCACAAGTTCACTGGAGGGGATAAAGGAGTGGCTTGACACTACAGATATAAAGTACTACGAGAGCAAACTGAATCTGAACTGGAGACAGATCCTGAAGACGATCACGGATGATCCGCAGAGCTTCATAGATGATGGAGGATGGGAGTTTTTAAATCTGGACGGAAGTGATTCAGAATCTGGGGGCTCTGAGGAGTCAGACAAAGGATATGAACCATCAGATGTGGAGGTTGAGTCTGAGTCAGAGGATGAGGCCTCAGAGAGTGAGTCACTGGTGGAgtcagaggatgaagaagaggaggactCAGAGCAAGagtcagaggaagagaaaggtAAGACTTGGGATGAACTGGAGAGAGAAGCTAGTAATGCAGACAGAGAGCATGGAGCTGAGTCTGATAGtgaggaagagaggaagagaaggaagatgaaAGCGTTTGGGAAATCGCGGTCTGGAACTAGCGGTGGAGGCGGCAGTAGCAGTATGAAGAACATGCCACCATCAAAGCGGAGCAAGCACAGGTGA